In one Nocardia tengchongensis genomic region, the following are encoded:
- the mycP gene encoding type VII secretion-associated serine protease mycosin, translated as MNTKESHRTAAGVRRASRVAAAASVLALGVSFGIGSGPGVAQADRPPPIDVGLLPPGGPATPPTPTEHPANSPCLSTQAGGDGQTVPATQRTLNLPDAWQFSRGAGQLVAVIDTGVSPHPRLPGLVAEGDYVAAGGDGTEDCDAHGTIVAGLIGATQAGGQGFAGVAPEARIMTIRQTSALYQPKGAGREKSPDDMPDGYGKISALASAVRRAADAGARVVNISLVACPTTEPTSAEMGALGAAVQYAAVVKDVVIVASAGNTDTCRASNPGLDPLHPDGDPWDHVTSYVVPAWWDAYVLSVGSVDAFGQPSKFTVPGPWVGVAAPGENVVSLDPRDTGLTTAKVTNQGQVLPYSGTSFAAPQVAGVAALVRSRYPDMRAAEVVERIEATAHAPGEGWNPYIGYGTVDPVAALTAEVRKELRPKYPADARDQQLGVPNPAAAPDNTARNVALIGSGVVALLLVLGFLASFPLRRKFGGRDS; from the coding sequence GTGAACACCAAGGAGTCTCACAGAACTGCTGCGGGCGTACGGCGCGCTTCCCGCGTAGCCGCGGCGGCATCGGTACTGGCGCTGGGAGTCTCGTTCGGCATCGGTTCCGGACCGGGCGTCGCCCAGGCGGACCGGCCGCCGCCGATCGATGTGGGCCTGCTGCCCCCGGGCGGACCGGCCACCCCGCCGACCCCCACCGAGCACCCCGCCAACTCCCCCTGCCTCAGCACCCAGGCGGGCGGAGACGGACAGACCGTCCCCGCCACCCAGCGCACCCTGAACCTGCCCGACGCCTGGCAATTCTCGCGCGGCGCAGGACAATTGGTGGCCGTCATCGACACCGGGGTGTCCCCGCATCCGCGCCTGCCCGGCCTCGTCGCCGAGGGCGACTACGTCGCGGCCGGCGGAGACGGCACCGAGGACTGCGACGCCCACGGCACCATCGTGGCGGGCCTGATCGGGGCCACCCAGGCTGGCGGTCAGGGCTTCGCCGGGGTCGCGCCGGAAGCTCGGATCATGACCATCCGCCAGACCAGCGCGCTGTATCAGCCCAAGGGCGCGGGCCGGGAGAAGAGCCCCGACGACATGCCCGACGGCTACGGCAAGATCTCGGCGCTGGCCTCGGCGGTGCGGCGGGCCGCCGACGCGGGCGCGCGGGTCGTCAACATCTCCCTCGTCGCCTGCCCCACCACCGAACCGACGAGCGCGGAGATGGGCGCGCTGGGCGCGGCCGTGCAGTACGCGGCGGTGGTGAAGGACGTGGTCATCGTGGCGTCGGCGGGCAACACCGACACCTGTAGGGCGAGCAATCCGGGCCTGGATCCCCTGCACCCCGACGGCGATCCGTGGGATCACGTCACGTCCTATGTGGTGCCGGCCTGGTGGGACGCCTACGTGCTGTCGGTCGGCTCGGTGGACGCGTTCGGGCAGCCGTCGAAGTTCACCGTCCCGGGGCCGTGGGTGGGGGTCGCCGCGCCGGGCGAGAACGTCGTCTCCCTCGATCCCCGCGATACCGGGCTCACCACCGCGAAGGTGACCAATCAGGGCCAGGTCCTGCCCTACAGCGGAACAAGTTTCGCCGCCCCGCAGGTGGCGGGGGTCGCCGCGCTGGTGCGGTCGCGGTATCCCGATATGCGGGCCGCCGAGGTCGTCGAACGGATCGAGGCCACCGCGCACGCCCCGGGCGAGGGCTGGAATCCCTACATCGGTTACGGCACGGTCGATCCCGTGGCGGCGCTCACCGCCGAGGTGCGTAAGGAGTTGCGACCCAAATATCCGGCGGACGCGCGCGATCAGCAGCTCGGTGTGCCCAATCCAGCTGCGGCGCCGGATAATACGGCGCGAAATGTCGCTTTGATCGGCAGTGGAGTCGTCGCACTGCTCCTGGTGCTGGGTTTCCTGGCGTCGTTCCCGCTGCGCCGCAAGTTCGGCGGACGTGACAGCTGA
- the eccB gene encoding type VII secretion protein EccB, which translates to MPSKPTTRWQVSGYRFLVRRMEHALVRRDVRMLHDPMRSQSRAFAAGLILACVALAGCGVLALLRPQDKIGSNKILIGKDTGAVYVVLDNVVHPALNLASARLAAGEAAKPATVDESQLAEQPRGQLIGIPGAPTSLSFTGGGRTWTVCDTLSNDGSRNLTSSVLIGESASGDKVSALESGKALLVQGRDYTYLIYDDHRARIDLDDRAVVDALDLRGQTPRPISEGLLDAIPEVLPLVPPRIENVGAAPGYPLGEHLIGDVVQVRTDSRYYAVLPDGLQPVSALTADIIRNTYRSSAADSYIAQADRTGAPVSSALPVSKYPSWAPALVDGKDQPVDCLSWRPVSSADISDGSKHAELSVLTGHAVPIPDRARLVPLAQADGSGPNVDSFYLKPGAGAYVQSTGIEPDSQRHDSLFFVSDYGVRFGVRNLEAAKALGMDPARVRPEPAPWPILGLLAPGPALSREGAMVAHDGVAPDPNPAEELVKTQGPSAN; encoded by the coding sequence ATGCCTTCGAAACCCACGACCCGATGGCAGGTGAGCGGATACCGCTTCCTGGTCCGTCGCATGGAGCACGCCCTGGTCCGCCGGGACGTGCGAATGTTGCACGATCCCATGCGTTCCCAGTCCCGCGCCTTCGCCGCCGGACTGATCCTCGCGTGTGTCGCGCTGGCGGGTTGCGGAGTATTGGCTCTGCTGCGGCCGCAGGACAAGATCGGCTCCAACAAGATCCTCATCGGCAAGGACACCGGCGCGGTGTACGTCGTCCTCGACAATGTGGTGCACCCGGCGCTGAACCTGGCCTCGGCGCGGCTGGCCGCGGGCGAAGCTGCCAAGCCCGCCACCGTCGACGAGTCCCAGCTGGCCGAGCAGCCGCGCGGGCAGCTGATCGGCATCCCCGGCGCGCCGACCTCGCTGAGCTTCACCGGCGGCGGCCGCACCTGGACGGTGTGCGACACGCTGTCCAACGACGGCAGCCGCAACCTCACGAGCTCTGTGCTGATCGGCGAATCCGCGTCGGGCGACAAGGTTTCCGCGTTGGAGTCCGGCAAGGCGCTGCTGGTGCAGGGCCGGGATTACACGTATCTGATCTACGACGATCACCGCGCCCGCATCGATCTCGACGATCGCGCCGTGGTCGACGCGCTCGACCTGCGCGGCCAGACGCCGCGCCCGATCAGCGAGGGCCTGCTCGACGCCATCCCCGAGGTGCTGCCGCTGGTGCCGCCGCGTATCGAGAATGTAGGGGCCGCACCGGGTTACCCGCTCGGCGAGCATCTCATCGGCGACGTCGTGCAGGTGCGCACCGACAGCAGGTACTACGCGGTGTTGCCCGACGGACTGCAGCCCGTGTCGGCGCTCACCGCCGACATCATCCGCAATACCTACCGCTCCAGCGCCGCCGACAGCTACATCGCACAGGCTGATCGCACCGGTGCGCCCGTGTCCTCGGCTTTGCCGGTGTCGAAGTATCCGAGTTGGGCCCCGGCTTTGGTGGACGGCAAGGACCAGCCCGTGGACTGCCTGTCCTGGCGGCCGGTGAGCTCCGCCGACATCTCCGACGGCAGTAAGCACGCGGAGTTGTCGGTGCTCACCGGGCACGCGGTCCCGATCCCCGACCGCGCTCGGCTGGTGCCGCTGGCGCAGGCCGACGGCAGCGGGCCCAATGTGGACAGCTTCTACCTGAAGCCGGGCGCGGGCGCCTACGTGCAGTCCACGGGGATCGAACCGGACAGTCAGCGCCACGACAGCCTGTTCTTCGTGTCCGACTACGGGGTTCGCTTCGGCGTCAGGAATCTCGAGGCCGCCAAGGCGCTGGGCATGGACCCGGCGCGGGTGCGACCCGAACCCGCGCCGTGGCCAATCCTCGGACTGCTCGCTCCCGGGCCGGCCTTGAGCCGGGAAGGCGCCATGGTCGCTCACGACGGCGTGGCGCCGGATCCGAATCCGGCCGAGGAACTGGTGAAAACCCAAGGGCCCAGCGCGAACTAG
- the eccE gene encoding type VII secretion protein EccE — translation MTIASGEAARRPSPVRISLANLVWAQVSGLVVLVVAMVCGLTWWAALTLSIVVGLVLVLSLGKRTVSEWITTRGRFRARRGHPPADLIDFRAPDGRPLGLYRDGSRVVAVVEVLAPKGGLTRLGRSTVHSTHLLPLPELAKSLSRHDILLSGIDIVSHGFRSRSGTPAGAIYESLLGPLPATAHRTVWLAIAFDPVTCPEAAARRGGGLPGACRAVTAATERVVCILEDGGCTARLLTAPEIRQAALQVTAGVDPGALTQHWRYAELGNSVNIGAAVDPRQLASDLLAQLWVPTSRGTTMAVKLRPGDGADTVRIGAAWRLTARELPEEPVQQHMISMNGRHREGLLAHLPFAVPGLDDTVPAELRDIAELGALHLPSAGCGQLLGSDEDGNGVAIRLVGQGISSVYVAGSLYLAQQLIFRALAVGERVLIRTDRPDAWRQLVTTIGNPERLAVAIETHQSDADFTATVVDGVLAPAPHAGITTIHLTDDPLGWPATGPDLSVRQPGASGNRIILRTGATEVPLTLVSIPRESTYIGQPRAATAVTRTPG, via the coding sequence ATGACGATCGCATCCGGGGAGGCGGCGCGGCGGCCGTCACCGGTCCGGATCTCCTTGGCGAACCTGGTCTGGGCACAAGTCTCCGGACTGGTCGTTCTGGTCGTCGCGATGGTGTGCGGACTGACCTGGTGGGCTGCGCTCACCCTGAGCATAGTGGTCGGTCTGGTTCTTGTGCTATCGCTCGGCAAACGCACTGTTTCCGAGTGGATCACCACCCGCGGCCGGTTCCGCGCCCGCCGCGGCCACCCGCCCGCCGACCTCATCGACTTCCGCGCCCCCGACGGCCGCCCCCTCGGCCTCTACCGCGACGGCAGCCGTGTGGTCGCCGTCGTCGAAGTGCTGGCCCCCAAGGGCGGACTCACCCGCCTCGGCCGCTCCACCGTGCACTCCACCCACCTGCTGCCGCTGCCCGAACTCGCGAAAAGCCTGAGCCGCCACGACATTCTGCTGTCCGGCATCGACATCGTCTCGCACGGCTTCCGCAGCCGCTCCGGCACGCCCGCGGGCGCGATCTACGAATCACTGCTCGGCCCGCTGCCCGCCACCGCGCACCGCACGGTGTGGCTGGCCATCGCCTTCGACCCCGTCACCTGCCCGGAGGCCGCGGCCCGGCGCGGCGGCGGACTGCCCGGCGCGTGCCGCGCGGTCACCGCCGCCACCGAACGCGTGGTGTGCATCCTCGAGGACGGCGGATGTACGGCCCGCCTGCTCACCGCACCCGAGATCCGACAGGCCGCCCTGCAGGTCACCGCCGGCGTGGATCCCGGTGCGCTGACCCAGCACTGGCGCTACGCCGAACTCGGCAACAGCGTCAACATCGGCGCCGCCGTGGACCCCCGGCAGCTGGCCTCCGACCTGCTCGCCCAGCTCTGGGTGCCCACCTCCCGCGGCACCACCATGGCCGTGAAACTGCGCCCCGGCGACGGCGCCGACACCGTGCGGATCGGCGCGGCTTGGCGGCTCACCGCCCGGGAGCTGCCCGAGGAGCCGGTACAGCAACACATGATCTCCATGAACGGCCGCCACCGCGAGGGCCTGCTCGCGCACCTGCCGTTCGCGGTGCCCGGCCTGGACGACACCGTTCCCGCCGAACTTCGCGACATCGCCGAACTCGGCGCCCTGCACCTGCCCTCGGCGGGGTGCGGACAGCTGCTCGGCTCCGACGAGGACGGCAACGGCGTCGCCATCCGCCTGGTCGGGCAGGGCATTTCGAGCGTGTACGTGGCAGGCTCGCTCTATCTCGCGCAACAGTTGATCTTCCGCGCCCTGGCCGTCGGCGAACGCGTCCTGATCCGTACCGACCGCCCCGACGCCTGGCGGCAGCTGGTCACCACCATCGGCAATCCCGAACGCCTCGCCGTCGCGATCGAAACCCACCAATCCGACGCCGATTTCACCGCCACCGTGGTCGACGGGGTGCTCGCGCCCGCACCCCACGCGGGCATCACCACCATCCACCTCACCGACGACCCACTGGGCTGGCCCGCTACCGGACCGGACCTGTCCGTCCGGCAGCCCGGCGCGTCCGGGAACCGAATCATCCTGCGCACCGGGGCAACCGAGGTCCCGCTGACGCTGGTCTCCATCCCCCGCGAGTCCACCTACATCGGCCAACCGCGCGCCGCGACGGCCGTCACTCGCACCCCCGGCTAG